The following are from one region of the Gammaproteobacteria bacterium genome:
- a CDS encoding carbonic anhydrase, whose amino-acid sequence MCYRCELKENDEHQDAAINHGKRAFIKLSALSALSLGMVQGGIAAMGESFAAEPARPMPPKPENVLTPDQALERLMQGNERYVSGKSKLLDFHDIQSALVSGQNPYATILGCSDSRVSPEHCFDEALGDLFVARGAGNYLTNDNIATIEYSVAVLNTPLIMVLGHESCGAVKAAVEAVDHHKDFPGHIQLLASAIAPAVRAVNDTSSSRLINVTKMNVIMTVERLRTKTPVLDYYHDQKKIRIVGGIYHLDSGKVELIA is encoded by the coding sequence ATGTGTTACCGATGTGAACTTAAAGAAAACGATGAGCATCAAGATGCGGCAATAAATCATGGCAAGCGCGCGTTTATCAAGCTATCGGCTTTGTCTGCGCTGAGTCTGGGGATGGTGCAGGGCGGAATAGCTGCGATGGGCGAGAGCTTTGCTGCAGAGCCTGCCCGTCCGATGCCGCCCAAGCCGGAAAATGTGCTAACGCCGGATCAAGCGCTGGAAAGATTGATGCAAGGCAATGAGCGCTACGTTTCAGGTAAATCCAAGCTGCTTGATTTTCATGACATTCAATCGGCTTTGGTGAGTGGACAAAATCCTTATGCCACGATATTGGGCTGCTCGGATTCCAGAGTCAGTCCGGAGCATTGTTTCGACGAAGCGCTGGGTGATTTGTTCGTGGCGCGCGGTGCCGGAAATTATTTAACCAATGATAATATCGCCACCATCGAATACTCGGTTGCCGTACTGAATACACCATTGATCATGGTATTGGGTCATGAAAGTTGCGGTGCGGTCAAAGCGGCTGTGGAAGCGGTCGACCATCATAAAGACTTTCCCGGTCATATCCAATTGCTGGCCAGTGCGATTGCACCGGCGGTGCGGGCGGTTAACGATACCTCAAGCAGCCGGTTGATCAATGTAACCAAAATGAATGTCATCATGACGGTGGAGAGACTGAGAACCAAAACGCCGGTTCTCGATTACTATCATGATCAGAAGAAAATTCGTATCGTAGGCGGGATATATCATCTGGATAGTGGAAAAGTCGAGTTGATCGCTTAA
- a CDS encoding DedA family protein, with translation MDEQSSLLALFTSSFLAATLLPGGSEAVLVGVLLAYPDLHWQALILATIGNTLGGMSSYWIGRLLPDEKAVLKKAGGSARGLEWVRRHGTPILLLSWAPLIGDLLCVAAGWLRTNWLWALLFIAAGKFARYWVIAAAVN, from the coding sequence ATGGACGAACAATCAAGCCTTCTGGCGTTATTCACCAGCAGTTTCCTCGCTGCCACTCTGCTTCCCGGCGGATCGGAGGCTGTGCTCGTGGGGGTTTTGCTGGCGTATCCGGATTTGCACTGGCAAGCGCTGATTTTGGCGACGATCGGCAATACGTTGGGTGGGATGAGTTCGTATTGGATTGGGCGGTTGCTGCCGGATGAGAAAGCCGTGTTGAAGAAAGCGGGAGGCAGTGCGCGAGGGTTGGAATGGGTGCGGCGGCATGGCACGCCTATTCTGCTGTTATCGTGGGCACCGCTGATTGGTGATTTGCTGTGTGTGGCGGCGGGATGGTTGCGCACCAATTGGTTGTGGGCGCTGCTGTTTATTGCGGCGGGGAAATTTGCCCGCTATTGGGTGATTGCGGCTGCGGTGAATTGA
- a CDS encoding Fic family protein, with protein sequence MMKTDTIQITPELLVLVAEIDEFKGAWCALGTLAPERLKALRHIATIESIGSSIRIEGSKLTDREVARLLTNLEIKRFTSRDEQEVAGYAEVMETVFQSWADIPITENHIKQLHRDLLRYSDKDERHRGEYKTLRNDVGAFDADGKMIGIVFETASPFDTPRRMQELVQGLKDTRELARLHPLLITGIFIVTFLEIHPFQDGNGRLSRILTMLLLLQADYAYVPYSSLESIIENSKEGYYLALRQTQDIIRTEAPDWQPWLLFFLRALQQQKRRLAVKVEREKNALAILPELAVKILDYVRDHGRVTTRDMVRETGASPNTLKATFTSLVEKGFLVRHGGGRSTWYSLP encoded by the coding sequence ATGATGAAGACGGATACAATTCAGATTACGCCGGAACTGCTCGTTCTGGTTGCCGAGATTGACGAATTCAAAGGCGCCTGGTGCGCGCTTGGCACACTTGCGCCGGAGCGCCTGAAAGCGCTACGTCATATTGCCACCATCGAGAGTATCGGCTCTTCCATCCGTATCGAAGGCAGTAAGCTGACCGACCGGGAAGTGGCGCGCCTGCTGACCAACTTGGAAATCAAACGCTTCACCAGCCGCGACGAGCAGGAAGTTGCCGGTTATGCCGAGGTGATGGAAACCGTTTTTCAATCCTGGGCTGACATTCCCATTACGGAGAATCACATCAAACAGCTTCATCGTGATCTCTTGCGCTACAGCGACAAGGACGAACGGCATCGGGGTGAATACAAGACGTTGCGCAATGACGTGGGAGCCTTCGACGCAGACGGAAAAATGATCGGCATCGTATTCGAGACCGCTTCACCGTTTGATACGCCGCGCCGGATGCAGGAACTGGTGCAAGGGTTGAAAGACACCCGTGAGCTGGCGCGCCTTCATCCGCTACTAATAACCGGCATCTTCATTGTCACCTTCCTGGAGATTCACCCCTTTCAGGATGGCAACGGCCGCCTGAGCCGCATACTGACCATGTTGCTACTGTTGCAGGCCGACTATGCCTATGTGCCGTATTCGTCACTTGAAAGCATCATCGAGAACAGCAAAGAAGGCTACTATTTGGCCTTGCGCCAAACCCAAGACATCATCCGCACCGAAGCCCCGGATTGGCAACCCTGGCTGCTGTTCTTCCTGCGCGCCTTACAGCAGCAAAAACGCCGCCTGGCCGTGAAAGTGGAGCGCGAGAAGAACGCGCTCGCCATTCTGCCGGAGTTGGCGGTCAAAATTCTCGACTACGTGCGCGACCATGGCCGTGTTACCACCCGTGACATGGTGCGCGAAACCGGCGCAAGCCCGAATACACTCAAAGCAACTTTCACATCACTGGTGGAAAAAGGCTTTCTGGTTCGCCACGGCGGCGGGCGGTCAACGTGGTATAGCCTGCCATAA
- the prmC gene encoding peptide chain release factor N(5)-glutamine methyltransferase: MQHVTIFQALAFARRDIDRVDAYMLLQYVLDATQVHLLTHPDQMLSAQQLEEFYHLVKRRIAGVPVAYLTGERAFYDLILSVNEAVLIPRPETELLVELALQLIPLDRSCRVLDLGTGSGAIAITIAKHRLQSHVTAVDVSPAAMAVCQSNAQNLQIHNLQLIEGSWFDELSGERFDLIVSNPPYVAGTDPHLQQGDLRFEPQLALSAGDDGLSCINHIIHKAPNHLEKGGWLLLEHGYDQASACRQLLQDRDFSNICSHPDLAGIMRVSGGQLNFVK, translated from the coding sequence ATGCAGCACGTAACCATTTTCCAAGCTTTGGCATTTGCCCGCCGGGATATCGACCGGGTCGACGCATACATGTTGTTACAATACGTGCTCGATGCTACTCAGGTGCACTTGCTGACTCATCCCGATCAAATGCTGAGCGCGCAGCAACTGGAAGAATTCTACCACCTGGTCAAACGGCGCATTGCCGGTGTGCCGGTCGCTTATTTAACCGGAGAACGCGCTTTTTATGACCTGATTTTAAGTGTCAATGAAGCGGTTTTGATCCCTCGCCCCGAAACCGAATTATTGGTTGAGCTGGCATTGCAATTGATCCCGCTCGACCGGTCTTGCCGGGTGCTCGATCTGGGAACGGGCAGCGGTGCGATTGCGATTACCATCGCCAAGCATCGGCTGCAATCTCACGTCACCGCAGTCGATGTTTCACCGGCGGCAATGGCGGTTTGCCAGTCGAATGCGCAAAATCTGCAAATCCATAATCTGCAGCTGATCGAAGGAAGCTGGTTTGATGAACTTTCCGGGGAAAGATTTGATCTGATCGTATCCAATCCACCGTATGTGGCGGGTACTGATCCGCATCTGCAACAAGGGGATTTGCGGTTTGAGCCGCAACTGGCATTATCAGCCGGAGATGACGGTTTGTCGTGTATCAACCATATTATTCATAAAGCACCGAATCACCTTGAGAAGGGCGGATGGCTGCTGCTTGAACATGGTTATGATCAAGCGTCCGCATGCCGGCAATTGTTGCAGGATAGGGATTTTAGTAATATTTGTTCCCACCCGGACTTGGCTGGCATAATGCGCGTGAGCGGCGGTCAGTTGAATTTTGTGAAGTGA
- a CDS encoding CreA family protein yields MAVHFVLLMVLLLSAVGIAVAEQIGSVSTKFKLLGANDKIVIEAFDDPEIPGATCYLSRAKTGGVGGVVGVAEDTSDASIACRQIGPITLPEKVKNGQEDGKEVFKKSTSLLFKTLQVVRFYDAKRNVLVYLTYSDRIIEGSPKNSISIIPITPWH; encoded by the coding sequence ATGGCTGTGCATTTTGTGTTGTTGATGGTTTTGCTGCTATCTGCTGTTGGTATTGCTGTAGCGGAACAAATCGGCAGCGTTTCAACCAAGTTCAAGTTATTAGGTGCAAATGACAAAATTGTCATTGAAGCATTTGACGATCCCGAAATTCCCGGCGCAACCTGCTATTTGAGCCGGGCAAAAACCGGCGGGGTCGGCGGTGTGGTCGGTGTCGCCGAGGATACGTCGGATGCTTCGATCGCATGCCGTCAGATCGGGCCGATTACGTTACCTGAGAAAGTGAAGAACGGGCAGGAAGATGGCAAAGAAGTTTTCAAAAAAAGCACGTCACTTTTGTTCAAGACGTTGCAAGTGGTCCGGTTTTACGATGCCAAGCGCAATGTGCTGGTGTATTTGACCTACAGCGACCGCATTATTGAAGGGTCGCCTAAAAACAGCATTTCAATCATTCCGATTACACCATGGCACTAA
- a CDS encoding LysR family transcriptional regulator codes for MIEHSHLKIIQALHTNGTLTGAANALCLSQPALSHQIGYLEKKLGVALWERDGRSLRLTQAGKLLLEAANQVLPVLAQTEQTLQAYGEGRQGILRIGVECYPCFEWLTGMIGQYMRQMPGIDVDIVQKFQFSGLEGLLNHHIDVLITPDLVRKDSIEYEVLAEYQLVLLAAPDHPLADLPQITPELLSKETLLTFPVPLERLDILTHFLTPAHLEPAKLKQIESLEIMLQMTALNRGVCVLPEWLADIKNKDLNLNKIRIGDQGLYQKLYLALRKSDQAIPYIKYFITAGQQWTKKSSV; via the coding sequence ATGATCGAGCACAGCCATCTGAAAATCATCCAAGCGCTGCACACCAACGGCACCCTCACCGGAGCCGCCAATGCGCTCTGTCTCAGCCAACCCGCGCTGTCGCATCAAATCGGTTATCTGGAAAAGAAACTCGGCGTCGCGCTATGGGAACGCGATGGCCGCAGCCTGCGCCTGACCCAGGCGGGCAAGCTATTGCTGGAAGCCGCCAATCAAGTGCTGCCAGTGCTTGCACAGACAGAACAAACCCTCCAAGCCTACGGCGAAGGCCGGCAAGGCATTCTGCGCATCGGCGTGGAATGCTACCCTTGCTTCGAATGGCTCACCGGCATGATCGGTCAATACATGCGGCAAATGCCCGGCATCGATGTCGACATCGTGCAGAAATTTCAATTCTCGGGCTTGGAAGGCTTGCTGAATCATCACATCGACGTATTGATCACGCCCGACTTGGTGCGCAAAGACAGCATCGAATACGAAGTGCTCGCGGAATATCAATTGGTGCTGCTGGCAGCACCCGATCATCCGCTGGCGGATTTGCCACAAATCACACCGGAGCTTTTGAGCAAGGAAACGCTGCTGACTTTCCCGGTACCTCTGGAACGACTCGACATCCTCACGCACTTCCTCACCCCCGCACACCTCGAACCAGCCAAACTGAAACAAATCGAATCACTCGAAATCATGCTGCAAATGACCGCCCTCAACCGCGGCGTGTGCGTGCTGCCGGAATGGCTCGCCGATATCAAAAACAAGGACTTGAATCTCAACAAAATCCGGATCGGCGACCAAGGGCTTTATCAGAAATTGTATTTGGCGCTGCGGAAATCCGATCAAGCCATACCGTATATCAAATATTTCATCACTGCGGGGCAACAATGGACCAAAAAATCATCCGTTTGA
- the grxD gene encoding Grx4 family monothiol glutaredoxin: MNVEDLIEQQVTTHPVVLYMKGTPDQPQCGFSANAVNILKACGVDNVYAVDVLADPEIRQGIKDYSNWPTIPQLYVNGEFIGGSDIVTEMYQNGELQKLFEN, encoded by the coding sequence ATGAATGTTGAAGATTTAATCGAACAACAAGTGACCACACACCCGGTCGTACTCTATATGAAAGGTACCCCAGATCAGCCGCAATGTGGTTTCTCAGCGAATGCTGTGAATATTCTGAAGGCTTGTGGTGTTGATAATGTTTACGCTGTGGATGTACTGGCAGATCCGGAAATCAGGCAGGGTATCAAGGATTATTCAAACTGGCCTACCATTCCCCAGTTATACGTCAATGGTGAGTTTATTGGCGGCTCGGATATCGTGACCGAAATGTATCAAAACGGTGAATTACAGAAACTGTTTGAAAATTGA
- the metE gene encoding 5-methyltetrahydropteroyltriglutamate--homocysteine S-methyltransferase, translated as MVTTHNLGFPRIGKNRELKLALEKYWQGAISEAALLNSARNLQTQHWQDQSQLDWIPAGDFSLYDHVLDTSFLLGNIPERVSALTGSELDSYFRVARGRSAADKSACSCVSAGEMTKWFDTNYHYIVPEFARDTKFSLNASRLLEQIRQAQHIHPRVKPVILGPVTYLWLGKSKDSSEKLDLLDDLLAVYAQLLGALKNAGAEWVQIDEPVLVMELSEPWKHALRKAYFQLQAAPIKLLLTTYFGQLQDNLQLACELPVAGLHLDAVSAPDEVAKVIDWLPSHKILSLGVVSGRNIWKTDLTAVLDWLQPVHTRLQDRLWLAPSCSLLHVPVDLDSEQKLDADIRSWLAFAVQKLDEIAILAKALNHGRASVAAALQENQAAITSRKQSRRVHQVEVKGRLQEVTDAMGKRRSPYQQRAVVQRNRFHLPLFPTTTIGSFPQTQQIRQARRDFRAGQLTEADYRRAMRKEIEFCVREQEALGLDVLVHGEPERNDMVEYFGEHLDGFAFTEFGWVQSYGSRCVKPPVIYGDVSHPQAITTEWIEYAQSLTKKPMKGMLTGPVTMLNWSFVRDDQPRSETCLQLALAIRDEVLALEQAGIRMIQIDEAALREGLPLRKSQWNDYLNWAIRAFRITANGVRDETQIHTHMCYSEFNDIIQAIARMDADVITIETSRSDMELLDAFDQFQYPNEIGPGVYDIHSPNIPSVDSIIQLMQKAAQRIPPERLWVNPDCGLKTRNWDEVKPALSNMIAASRQLAGRLDAA; from the coding sequence ATGGTAACGACACACAATCTTGGATTCCCGCGTATCGGCAAAAACCGGGAATTGAAATTAGCTTTGGAGAAATACTGGCAAGGCGCCATTTCCGAAGCTGCTTTATTGAATAGTGCGCGGAATCTGCAAACGCAGCATTGGCAGGACCAGTCCCAGCTCGATTGGATTCCGGCGGGTGATTTTTCATTGTACGATCATGTGCTGGATACCAGCTTCCTGCTGGGAAATATCCCCGAGCGGGTCAGCGCTTTGACGGGCAGTGAGCTGGACAGTTACTTCCGCGTCGCCCGTGGGCGATCGGCTGCGGATAAATCCGCGTGCAGTTGCGTCAGTGCCGGTGAAATGACCAAGTGGTTCGATACCAATTACCATTACATCGTGCCCGAGTTTGCCCGCGACACGAAGTTCTCGTTGAATGCGAGCCGCCTGCTCGAACAGATCCGGCAAGCGCAGCACATCCATCCGCGCGTCAAACCGGTCATTTTGGGGCCGGTGACCTATTTGTGGCTGGGAAAATCCAAGGACAGCAGCGAAAAACTGGATTTGCTCGATGATCTGCTGGCGGTTTACGCGCAATTGCTGGGTGCGCTCAAAAATGCCGGTGCCGAGTGGGTGCAAATCGACGAGCCGGTGCTGGTCATGGAATTATCGGAGCCATGGAAGCATGCGTTGCGCAAAGCATATTTCCAATTACAGGCAGCACCGATTAAATTGCTGCTGACGACCTATTTCGGCCAACTGCAGGACAATCTGCAACTGGCGTGTGAGCTGCCGGTGGCCGGGCTGCATCTGGATGCCGTCAGTGCGCCGGATGAAGTCGCCAAGGTGATCGACTGGCTGCCGTCGCACAAAATCCTGTCGCTCGGTGTTGTCAGTGGCCGGAATATCTGGAAAACCGATTTGACCGCCGTGCTGGATTGGCTCCAGCCGGTACACACGCGTTTGCAAGACCGGTTGTGGCTGGCGCCGTCCTGCTCGCTGCTGCACGTGCCGGTCGATTTGGATAGCGAACAGAAACTCGATGCGGATATCCGTTCGTGGCTGGCATTCGCCGTGCAGAAACTCGATGAAATCGCTATCCTCGCGAAAGCTTTGAATCATGGCCGGGCTAGCGTTGCCGCAGCGCTCCAAGAGAATCAGGCGGCCATTACCAGCCGCAAGCAGTCGCGGCGTGTGCATCAAGTTGAGGTCAAAGGGCGACTGCAGGAAGTCACAGATGCCATGGGTAAACGCCGTTCGCCTTATCAGCAGCGGGCGGTGGTGCAACGCAATCGATTCCATTTGCCGCTGTTCCCGACCACGACCATCGGCTCGTTTCCGCAAACGCAGCAGATCCGCCAAGCGCGCCGCGATTTCCGTGCCGGTCAATTGACCGAAGCGGATTACCGCCGGGCGATGCGAAAAGAAATCGAGTTCTGCGTGCGCGAGCAGGAAGCGCTGGGACTGGATGTACTGGTGCACGGCGAACCCGAGCGTAACGATATGGTGGAATATTTCGGCGAGCATCTGGATGGCTTCGCGTTTACCGAATTCGGCTGGGTGCAGTCGTACGGTTCGCGCTGCGTCAAACCTCCTGTTATTTACGGCGATGTTTCCCATCCGCAAGCGATTACCACGGAATGGATCGAGTACGCCCAATCGCTGACCAAGAAACCGATGAAAGGCATGTTGACCGGGCCGGTGACCATGTTGAACTGGTCGTTCGTGCGCGACGATCAACCGCGCTCGGAAACCTGCCTGCAATTGGCGCTGGCGATTCGCGACGAAGTATTGGCACTGGAACAGGCCGGTATCCGCATGATTCAGATCGATGAAGCGGCGCTGCGCGAAGGATTGCCATTGAGAAAGTCGCAATGGAACGATTATCTCAACTGGGCCATCCGCGCTTTTCGCATCACTGCCAACGGTGTCAGAGACGAAACGCAAATTCATACGCATATGTGCTATTCGGAATTCAACGATATCATCCAAGCGATTGCACGCATGGATGCGGACGTGATCACCATCGAAACATCGCGCTCGGATATGGAATTGCTCGATGCCTTCGATCAGTTTCAATATCCGAACGAAATCGGGCCGGGCGTGTATGATATCCACTCACCCAATATTCCGTCGGTCGATTCGATCATCCAGTTGATGCAAAAAGCCGCGCAGCGCATACCGCCCGAGCGGTTGTGGGTGAATCCGGATTGCGGACTGAAAACCCGCAATTGGGACGAAGTAAAACCGGCGCTGAGCAATATGATTGCCGCCAGCCGGCAGTTGGCTGGTCGCTTGGACGCCGCGTAA
- the prfA gene encoding peptide chain release factor 1 codes for MNKNITDRLTRLSVRLEELNHLLSSESATANLDNYRKLTREHSDIVPIVELYRAYQQSERDIQTAREMHADLDMRAFAEAEIQAGKEQLVKLESEIQKQLLPKDPNDERNIFLEIRAGTGGDESALFAGNLFRMYSRFAERRGWQVEIISQSVSDIGGYKEIIAKIIGHGAYSRLKFESGGHRVQRVPVTETQGRVHTSTCTVAVMPEADEVSEVVLNPAELRIDTFRASGAGGQHINKTDSAVRVTHLPTGIVVECQDGRSQHKNKAQALSVLAARIHDKQMRAHHAEQAATRKSLVGTGERSERIRTYNFPQGRVTDHRINLTLYKMDQIMDGDIDELCSALMAEHQAELLAASVQE; via the coding sequence ATGAACAAAAATATCACGGACAGGCTCACTCGTCTGAGTGTGCGGCTGGAAGAATTAAACCATTTGTTGAGCAGCGAATCCGCCACGGCCAACCTCGATAATTACCGCAAACTGACGCGTGAGCATTCGGATATCGTCCCCATTGTAGAGCTCTACCGCGCTTACCAGCAAAGCGAACGCGATATTCAAACCGCGCGGGAAATGCATGCCGATCTGGACATGCGCGCTTTTGCCGAAGCCGAAATACAAGCAGGTAAAGAACAGTTGGTGAAGTTGGAATCGGAAATACAAAAACAACTGCTGCCGAAAGATCCCAACGACGAACGCAATATTTTCCTGGAAATCCGTGCGGGAACCGGTGGCGACGAATCCGCTCTGTTCGCCGGTAATTTGTTCCGCATGTATTCTCGTTTTGCGGAGCGGCGCGGCTGGCAAGTCGAGATCATTTCACAAAGTGTGTCGGATATTGGCGGCTATAAGGAAATCATCGCCAAAATCATCGGGCATGGCGCGTATTCCCGTCTTAAATTCGAATCCGGCGGGCATCGCGTGCAGCGAGTGCCGGTCACGGAAACACAAGGGCGCGTGCATACTTCCACCTGTACGGTCGCCGTCATGCCCGAAGCCGACGAAGTCAGCGAGGTGGTGTTGAATCCCGCCGAATTGCGCATCGATACTTTCCGCGCTTCCGGTGCAGGCGGTCAGCATATTAATAAAACTGATTCCGCCGTGCGCGTCACCCATTTGCCGACCGGTATCGTGGTGGAATGCCAGGATGGGCGTTCGCAACACAAAAACAAAGCGCAAGCACTGAGCGTGCTGGCGGCGCGCATTCATGACAAACAAATGCGCGCGCACCATGCGGAGCAAGCTGCAACGCGGAAATCGCTGGTGGGAACCGGGGAGCGTTCGGAACGGATTCGCACGTACAACTTTCCGCAAGGACGGGTAACCGACCATCGCATCAATCTGACGCTCTATAAAATGGATCAGATCATGGATGGCGATATCGATGAATTGTGTTCGGCGTTAATGGCCGAACATCAAGCGGAGCTGCTGGCCGCTTCGGTACAAGAATAA
- a CDS encoding glutamyl-tRNA reductase: MQLFAFGINHNTAPLDVREQVTFPENTMELALRDLVGRNPIKEAAIVSTCNRTEVYCCTDRPEDAMTWLADFHHLPTRELDPYLYKFPREHAVKHAFRVASGLDSMVLGEPQILGQLKNAVKSAEHAGTLGLLLHKLFQRTFYVAKEVRTSTEIGTSSVSMAAAAARLAERIFGDIGGQRVLFIGAGEMIELCANHFAARSPKKITVANRTTERAEALADRFNAQAITLSDLPEQLALHDIVVTCTASPLPILGKGMVERAIKIRKHRPIFIVDLAVPRDVESEVAELDDVFLYYVDDLAEIVKEGLDSRQNAVAQAETIIDSNVVDFMRWLATREMVPTIRALRDQGERYRRHELERAHKLLEKGEDPKKVIEALSNGLTNKFLHVPSSALNHAAVDEREELVDLINRLYQLHRPQ, encoded by the coding sequence ATGCAGTTATTCGCCTTTGGTATTAATCACAATACGGCGCCACTCGATGTGCGTGAGCAGGTGACTTTTCCCGAAAATACCATGGAATTGGCGTTAAGGGATCTGGTCGGGCGCAATCCGATTAAAGAAGCCGCGATTGTATCCACGTGCAATCGCACCGAAGTGTATTGCTGCACGGACAGGCCGGAAGATGCCATGACGTGGCTGGCGGATTTTCATCATTTGCCGACACGCGAGCTGGATCCCTATTTATACAAATTTCCGCGTGAACATGCAGTGAAACACGCTTTCCGCGTTGCCAGCGGATTGGATTCCATGGTACTGGGTGAACCGCAAATACTCGGGCAACTGAAAAATGCGGTGAAATCGGCGGAACACGCCGGGACGCTCGGTTTATTGCTGCATAAACTGTTTCAGCGCACGTTCTATGTCGCCAAGGAAGTGCGCACATCGACCGAGATCGGCACCAGCTCGGTATCCATGGCCGCTGCTGCTGCGCGTCTGGCGGAACGGATTTTCGGCGATATTGGCGGACAGCGTGTGCTATTTATCGGCGCCGGAGAAATGATCGAGTTGTGCGCCAATCACTTCGCCGCACGCAGTCCCAAGAAAATTACCGTGGCGAATCGCACTACCGAACGTGCCGAAGCGTTGGCGGATCGTTTTAATGCGCAGGCGATTACGCTCAGCGATCTGCCGGAGCAATTGGCGTTGCACGACATTGTGGTGACTTGCACTGCCAGCCCGTTGCCGATTCTGGGCAAGGGCATGGTCGAACGTGCGATCAAGATCCGCAAACATCGCCCCATCTTTATCGTCGATTTGGCCGTGCCGCGCGATGTGGAATCCGAAGTGGCCGAATTGGATGACGTGTTTCTCTACTATGTCGATGATTTGGCGGAGATTGTCAAAGAAGGGCTGGATTCGCGCCAGAATGCCGTGGCACAGGCCGAAACCATCATTGATTCCAATGTCGTGGACTTCATGCGCTGGCTGGCGACACGGGAAATGGTGCCAACCATCCGTGCGCTGCGTGATCAGGGCGAGCGTTACCGCCGTCATGAGCTGGAGCGGGCGCACAAGCTGCTGGAGAAAGGCGAAGATCCGAAAAAAGTCATCGAGGCGCTCAGTAACGGTTTAACCAACAAATTCCTGCATGTACCGTCCAGCGCCTTGAACCATGCGGCGGTTGACGAACGCGAAGAATTGGTCGATCTGATCAACCGGCTATACCAACTGCATCGTCCGCAATGA
- a CDS encoding CADD family putative folate metabolism protein has translation MTTKPLLKQKISAIISEKHLLKHPFYIAWTEGKLTKEQLRHYAEQYFYNVLAEPTYLSAVHFNTPHMHSDTNSGDISVRQEVLRNLIDEEHGEKNHPALWKNFAFALGANDKILANTAALPTTENLVNTFRDICLNRPFYAGLAALHAFESQVPDIAAVKIDGLAKFYGMNNPEDYEFFSVHQKADIYHSQAEWAIIERFADTPEKQAEVLAATKEACDALWGFLDGIHETYCSNLICEEKQAATVH, from the coding sequence ATGACCACCAAACCTTTGCTCAAACAAAAAATCAGCGCCATTATCAGCGAAAAGCATTTGCTCAAACATCCCTTCTATATCGCTTGGACCGAAGGTAAATTGACCAAGGAGCAATTGCGTCATTATGCCGAACAATATTTTTACAACGTACTGGCCGAACCGACCTATTTGAGCGCGGTGCACTTCAATACACCGCATATGCATTCCGACACCAACAGCGGCGACATCAGCGTGCGTCAGGAAGTGTTGCGCAATCTGATCGACGAAGAACACGGTGAGAAAAATCATCCGGCCTTATGGAAAAATTTCGCCTTCGCCTTGGGCGCGAACGATAAAATCCTGGCCAATACAGCGGCATTGCCGACCACCGAAAATCTCGTCAACACCTTCCGCGATATTTGCCTGAATCGCCCATTCTATGCCGGATTGGCTGCATTGCACGCATTTGAATCGCAAGTGCCCGACATCGCAGCGGTAAAAATCGATGGTCTGGCTAAATTCTATGGCATGAACAACCCGGAAGATTACGAATTCTTCTCAGTTCACCAAAAAGCCGATATTTATCACTCGCAAGCCGAATGGGCCATCATCGAGCGCTTTGCCGATACCCCGGAAAAACAAGCCGAAGTGCTGGCTGCAACCAAGGAAGCGTGCGATGCGTTGTGGGGTTTCCTGGACGGCATCCATGAAACCTATTGCAGCAATCTGATTTGCGAAGAAAAACAAGCTGCAACGGTTCACTAA